A single window of Maylandia zebra isolate NMK-2024a linkage group LG2, Mzebra_GT3a, whole genome shotgun sequence DNA harbors:
- the LOC143413906 gene encoding uncharacterized protein LOC143413906, with product MASQILRYLISNRFDCGLPVTELFIIPGVMRVLLGATPSSENERHPELLIIKFREFVITGLLSNDGLLYFFYNDAPRTEPLHVVLLEMMNYSLSYPEYIRHLENQSCPELLTIQSRAFTITGLLSNDGLLYFFYNDASRTAPLHVVLLEMMNYSLSYPEYIRHLENQSCPELLTIQSRAFTITGLLSNDGLLISQIKFREFVITGLLSNDGLLIQSGAFAITGLLPNDGLLIKFREFVITGLSSNDGLLAIPDIQEYLQRLLIFDFLPE from the exons ATGGCATCACAG ATTCTTAGATATTTGATCAGTAATAGGTTTGATTGTGGCCTTCCGGTCACCGAG TTGTTTATTATTCCTGGAGTCATGAGGGTACTCCTGGGGGCTACTCCTTCATCAGAAAATGAGAGGCATCCTGAACTGCTCATT ATAAAATTCAGAGAGTTCGTAATAACTGGACTTTTGTCCAACGATGGCCTTCTG tattttttttataacgATGCACCCCGGACTGAACCCCTGCATGTGGTACTCCTGGAAATGATGAACTATAGTTTATCATATCCAGAGTACATCAGACACTTAGAAAATCAGAGCTGTCCTGAGCTGCTCACT ATACAATCCAGAGCATTCACAATAACTGGACTTTTGTCCAACGATGGCCTTCTG tattttttttataacgATGCATCCCGGACTGCACCCCTGCATGTGGTACTCCTGGAAATGATGAACTATAGTTTATCATATCCAGAGTACATCAGACACTTAGAAAATCAGAGCTGTCCTGAGCTGCTCACT ATACAATCCAGAGCATTCACAATAACTGGACTTTTGTCCAACGATGGCCTTCTGATAAGTCAA ATAAAATTCAGAGAGTTCGTAATAACTGGACTTTTGTCCAACGATGGCCTTCTG ATACAATCTGGAGCATTCGCAATAACTGGACTTTTGCCCAACGATGGCCTTCTG ATAAAATTCAGAGAGTTCGTAATAACTGGACTTTCGTCTAACGATGGCCTTTTGGCAATTCCA GATATTCAAGAATATCTACAGCGCCTCCTAATTTTTG ACTTCCTGCCCGAATGA